The following coding sequences lie in one Eremothecium sinecaudum strain ATCC 58844 chromosome IV, complete sequence genomic window:
- the VAN1 gene encoding Van1p (Syntenic homolog of Ashbya gossypii ABL124W; Syntenic homolog of Saccharomyces cerevisiae YML115C (VAN1); 1-intron in Ashbya gossypii), translated as MALFSKSDKKMELPISLNSRYRPKGKRRFSFKMSYRLKNMLISIFIIASTIYFIRYMQDTGDSSLIDGTIDGLIEDYEIKELEDPEYYNYEFQMIDTEVIEGSDEGFEHYIINKEGTTTTKNDADYEEQLEMLLSTTVKKYDLSKYEGTTSSAENREHVLVCIPLRNAEDVLPLMFKHLMNLTYPHELIDLAFLVSDCSKEDKTLEALVGYAKELQKGTLPFVFEEQDRKKGTKRGNKMTSGEQVHLKYMEKDYLDMVEKAFKPPFHKDYSKPFRSVQIFNKDFGQSIGQGFSDRHHVKVQGSRRKLMARARNWLTSTALKPYHSWVYWRDVDIELCPGTIIEDLTSLGYDVMVPNVWRPLPVFLGSAQEYDLNSWIESPTALQLAKTLDEDEVIVEGYAEYATWRFHLANARDPKGDPRSILDLDGIGGVSIIAKAKLFRSGVHFAAFAFENHAETEAFGKMAKKMGYKVGGLPHYLLWHIYEPSDDDLRHMASMERQQRRL; from the exons ATGGCTCTCTTTTCCAAAAGTGATAAAAAAATGGAGTTGCCAAT ATCCCTGAATAGTCGATATCGCCCGAAAGGTAAAAGGCGGTTCAGCTTTAAGATGAGCTATAGACTTAAAAATATGTTAATATCGATATTTATTATTGCCTCTACCATTTATTTCATAAGGTACATGCAGGATACTGGCGATAGTTCATTAATAGATGGTACTATTGACGGTTTAATTGAGGACTATGAAATTAAAGAATTAGAAGATCCGGAATACTATAACTACGAGTTCCAAATGATAGATACAGAAGTTATTGAGGGGAGTGATGAGGGTTTTGAGCattatattattaataaaGAAGGAACTACTACCACTAAAAACGATGCAGATTACGAGGAGCAGCTTGAAATGTTGCTATCCACAACAGTGAAGAAGTACGATCTATCAAAATACGAGGGTACTACTAGTAGTGCAGAGAATCGTGAGCATGTTTTGGTGTGTATACCGTTGAGAAACGCTGAAGATGTCCTACCTTTAATGTTTAAGCATCTAATGAACTTGACCTACCCACATGAGTTGATTGACTTGGCCTTTTTGGTAAGTGATTGCTCAAAAGAAGATAAAACTCTCGAAGCGCTTGTTGGATATGCGAAAGAACTCCAGAAAGGGACCTTACCTTTTGTATTTGAAGAGCAAGATAGGAAAAAAGGTACCAAGCGAGGTAACAAAATGACTAGCGGTGAACAGGTGCACCTAAAGTATATGGAGAAAGACTACTTGGACATGGTTGAAAAGGCCTTTAAACCTCCCTTCCATAAGGATTACAGCAAGCCGTTCCGATCGGTGCAGATCTTCAACAAAGATTTCGGGCAATCTATAGGACAAGGTTTTAGTGATAGGCATCATGTTAAGGTGCAGGGCAGTAGACGTAAACTGATGGCAAGAGCTAGAAACTGGCTAACATCAACCGCCCTAAAACCTTATCACTCGTGGGTTTATTGGAGGGACGTTGATATTGAATTATGCCCCGGTACTATCATAGAAGATTTAACGTCATTGGGCTACGATGTTATGGTACCAAACGTATGGAGACCTCTACCGGTATTTTTGGGCAGTGCACAAGAATACGACTTAAACTCCTGGATTGAATCACCAACTGCATTACAGTTAGCTAAGACATTAGACGAGGATGAGGTTATAGTTGAAGGTTATGCTGAGTATGCAACATGGCGTTTCCATTTAGCCAATGCAAGGGACCCTAAAGGTGATCCAAGATCCATTCTTGATTTGGATGGTATTGGTGGAGTTTCTATAATTGCCAAAGCAAAATTGTTTAGAAGCGGTGTTCACTTTGCTGCTTTTGCCTTCGAGAATCATGCAGAGACTGAGGCATTTGGTAAGATGGCCAAAAAGATGGGTTACAAAGTGGGCGGTTTACCTCACTATTTATTATGGCATATATATGAGCCAAGCGATGACGATTTGAGACACATGGCTAGCATGGAAAGACAGCAGAGAAGACTGTAG
- a CDS encoding pepsin-like aspartic protease (Syntenic homolog of Ashbya gossypii ABL123C; Non-syntenic homolog of Saccharomyces cerevisiae YPL154C (PEP4)) gives MLFLPLSIMLLCGLSAGFHPASINRFIDNGDNVMRLQPSTDLLKTSRQNIHARYSKVGQCADGILRTVADGIELCASDGLRSSVEHHDESKSNSDEKPIQVEIKPGVSTLYSDANNLTYLVDVVIAGDTYPLILDTASAFMWVYGEECLSPACQNRKRIATHNMIPEADSRFTLSYISGVVTGEIYRSHVIFNNMSSAKNFSFAVANEVPDMFDDYPMSGIFGLPSNKHPNLDCILSSLWKAGSIKEQKFAISLGHVDSDDEKLRLNTGVFSIGGPVEGLYKGDFYNVPVHSSAAGYWNVTVDALYVDESAVLIPRGNTSLNSYEQKSAIIDTGTTLMILPTSDAILLHSYFPNSMSDGKNFAIYCNCTSDLVVNLNNKNWTIPSTSYLGKEYPKDSGFEGYCVSNIQGSDIMSSWILGDIFLENVYVVFDLDNQQLSFAEKNHNVKLVRQDSSGEQSCPARSLTGSSPVSRNGALVNTNSSYMYAFVLSILMLLS, from the coding sequence ATGCTGTTCTTACCACTGAGCATAATGCTGTTATGCGGCTTGTCAGCTGGGTTTCACCCCGCGTCAATCAATAGGTTTATTGATAATGGTGACAATGTAATGAGGCTGCAGCCAAGCACGGATTTGCTGAAGACAAGCAGGCAGAATATTCATGCACGGTACTCCAAGGTCGGACAGTGTGCTGATGGTATTTTGCGTACTGTGGCCGATGGTATCGAACTATGTGCATCAGATGGTCTTCGTAGCTCGGTTGAGCACCATGATGAGTCGAAATCGAACTCCGATGAGAAACCTATACAAGTCGAAATTAAACCCGGAGTATCGACTTTGTACTCCGATGCTAATAACCTAACGTATTTGGTAGATGTAGTAATAGCAGGAGACACTTACCCACTTATACTTGATACCGCATCTGCGTTTATGTGGGTCTATGGAGAGGAATGTTTGTCGCCTGCATGCCAAAACAGGAAGCGTATTGCAACTCACAATATGATCCCAGAGGCCGACTCGCGGTTCACTCTGAGCTACATTTCAGGCGTTGTTACTGGCGAGATCTATCGAAGCCATGTTATATTTAATAATATGTCCAGTGCGAAGAACTTTTCCTTTGCAGTTGCGAACGAAGTTCCTGACATGTTTGATGATTATCCCATGAGTGGAATATTTGGTCTGCCGTCCAATAAACACCCAAATCTCGACTGTATCCTGTCGTCGCTATGGAAGGCAGGGTCTATAAAGGAACAGAAGTTTGCTATATCATTGGGCCATGTAGATTCGGATGATGAAAAACTCCGTTTAAACACTGGTGTATTCTCTATTGGAGGCCCAGTGGAAGGTCTTTACAAAGGTGACTTTTACAACGTACCAGTCCATAGTAGTGCGGCCGGCTATTGGAATGTTACCGTTGACGCACTTTACGTTGATGAGAGCGCAGTTTTGATTCCTAGAGGAAACACTTCACTAAACTCTTACGAGCAGAAGTCTGCAATTATTGATACAGGGACTACGTTGATGATTCTGCCAACAAGTGATGCAATTTTACTACACTCATATTTTCCAAATTCAATGTCTGATGGGAAAAACTTCGCCATTTACTGTAATTGTACTTCCGATCTAGTGGTAAACCTGAATAATAAAAACTGGACTATTCCATCAACTAGTTACCTTGGTAAAGAATATCCAAAGGATAGTGGTTTTGAAGGCTACTGTGTATCGAATATACAGGGCTCAGATATAATGTCTTCATGGATCTTAGGCGATATATTTTTGGAAAATGTATATGTCGTTTTTGATCTCGATAACCAACAACTTTCATTTGCAGAGAAGAACCATAACGTAAAGCTAGTAAGGCAAGATTCAAGTGGGGAGCAATCATGCCCAGCAAGAAGTTTAACTGGCAGTTCACCAGTCTCTCGCAATGGTGCACTGGTTAACACCAATTCCAGTTATATGTATGCATTTGTGCTATCCATTCTTATGTTATTGTCATAG
- the NAB6 gene encoding Nab6p (Syntenic homolog of Ashbya gossypii ABL122C; Syntenic homolog of Saccharomyces cerevisiae YML117W (NAB6)) → MKNYQRLGPLGQQQQQQQQHQQHQQQQQHQQHQQQQQQQQQQQQYQQHQQQYQQQHQHFYMANEGMSGTAYLPPVPQTPFDPTYGASLLPSHMLMGSPFLSTPIRPQGPFHSATSGHSNHSMHLNSSGRSSYLYYPQPSMLKPVPPRRKKSVSLNNDEPCEINFKILPKGKDEYMTRSLLFTNLESQADIDLHTFLTDFIKHVRIESIYLLDDNHSILLSFLSKSICLDFYNSLLQRFSEFKSKLHSPKLSVSFVCQDEANWFRALQLNVVTKGATRSLYIEFEDQTVDVTVDLIREKFPWLFFSQRYVVEGIDLINSTANLHFNNKYVLVHFICISMALEIEEFLQQPSQKKLLGLSKIQFVNVNMHSSDHFDDETMAAANGFQQESRSSSVSSISLPISNSSEIVELFHSLDIALDTISLQVVPSEYPAPQIKEYKEHLNNVTISKPSKSLASSKSLLEIESSVPTGVTSNGSSTLQGVMLMNDPSSVGNTPIIVPSELNVSTPILSGALSGQMLSGPSQSLSLHNGKEGGIVSPPFFMDGMSANPITQTLQRQYLTSVSQVNGMNNRTVYIGNIHPRSKPEDICNVVRGGILQNIKWISSKRICFVTFIEIAAAVQFYANASLEPIVLHGNLLRVGWGQPSGELPKSISLAVTVGASRNVYVSLPEYSFKEKYINNPEFKLYHGKYSLPNEEQLRNDFTKYGQIEQINYLEDGHCCWVNFMNIACAIRLVEDSNSPNARNLEKFHTQFDNRYRNLIIGYGKDRCGNINKNLAASKSSRFFKKIKKRSYNIRLQKQQSRSEDSSTSSESLGRDDPSHTESSKGIREELLKMSSGDEKAKGLCISLRSSKELYEDNDDNSLEDASGVSINPNTTPNNSTNSNNNNNKSGKGKLKGNCNSASKLSGSATDGVDDEDDDAGYSTSGSSAIDIIVSPPTTKNRKSKDGNAVTTNGKQKKKSRGSTSKAQNGYSNQFNQFYALSSFEPQVSSSSLDAIPPLIPTSANHHLSDKSSSHLATSRSNDYLPRAANGSSNGGKTRRKRRSKLSKPIAGQVVMNQYLEQLHHSTFLYATKILSATTVQDPQRFYDLNGNEH, encoded by the coding sequence ATGAAGAACTATCAGCGGTTGGGTCCGCTTGGacagcaacaacagcagcagcagcaacatcagcaacatcagcaacagcagcaacatcagcaacatcagcaacagcagcagcaacagcagcagcaacagcagtATCAGCAACATCAGCAGCAGTATCAGCAACAACATCAGCATTTTTATATGGCGAATGAAGGTATGTCAGGGACAGCTTACTTGCCGCCTGTGCCCCAGACCCCGTTTGATCCAACTTACGGTGCATCTTTGTTACCCTCTCATATGTTAATGGGCTCTCCTTTTCTTTCTACTCCTATAAGGCCGCAGGGACCATTTCATTCGGCGACATCGGGACATAGCAATCACTCTATGCATCTTAATTCCTCGGGCAGGTCTTCATATCTTTATTATCCGCAGCCATCAATGTTGAAGCCGGTTCCACCCAGAAGAAAAAAGTCCGTTAGCTTAAACAATGACGAACCATGTGAAATAAATTTCAAAATCCTGCCTAAGGGTAAAGACGAGTACATGACTAGATCATTACTCTTTACAAATTTAGAAAGTCAAGCAGACATTGATCTTCATACTTTCTTGACGGACTTTATCAAGCATGTTCGTATCGAGTCAATCTATCTTTTGGACGATAATCACTCGATACTACTAAGTTTTTTATCAAAGAGTATTTGTTTGGACTTCTACAATAGTTTGTTGCAAAGGTTTTCGGAGTTTAAATCCAAACTACATTCCCCAAAATTATCGGTTAGTTTTGTGTGCCAAGATGAGGCTAATTGGTTTAGAGCATTGCAACTTAATGTGGTAACGAAGGGCGCAACAAGGTCGCTTTACATTGAGTTTGAAGATCAAACAGTAGATGTTACCGTTGATCTAATTCGTGAAAAGTTCCCATGGTTGTTCTTCTCGCAGCGATATGTTGTCGAAGGAATTGATTTGATAAATTCAACTGCGAACCTGCATTTCAATAATAAATACGTATTGGTTCATTTTATTTGCATCTCTATGGCTTTGGAGATAGAAGAGTTTCTACAACAGCCCTCTCAAAAGAAACTACTAGGGCTTTCAAAGATTCAGTTTGTTAATGTTAATATGCATTCTTCAGATCATTTTGATGACGAAACAATGGCCGCTGCGAATGGTTTCCAGCAAGAGTCCAGATCCTCCTCTGTGTCTTCAATTTCATTGCCAATATCCAACTCCTCTGAGATAGTAGAGTTGTTTCATTCTCTAGATATTGCCTTAGACACAATTTCATTGCAGGTCGTTCCATCTGAGTATCCAGCGCCGCAAATAAAGGAATATAAGGAACATTTAAACAATGTCACAATTTCAAAACCCAGCAAATCGTTGGCTTCCTCTAAATCGTTGCTAGAGATCGAGTCTTCAGTTCCAACTGGAGTCACCTCTAATGGTTCTAGCACTCTTCAAGGTGTCATGTTAATGAATGATCCTTCATCGGTTGGCAATACTCCTATCATTGTACCATCTGAATTAAATGTAAGCACACCTATTTTATCTGGTGCGTTATCAGGTCAGATGTTATCTGGACCATCGCAATCTTTATCTCTCCACAATGGTAAAGAAGGAGGTATTGTATCGCCACCATTTTTCATGGATGGTATGTCTGCTAACCCTATTACACAAACCTTGCAGAGGCAATACTTGACAAGTGTCTCCCAAGTCAACGGTATGAATAATAGAACGGTTTATATTGGAAATATACATCCTAGATCTAAACCAGAGGATATTTGTAATGTTGTTCGTGGCGGGATCTTACAAAACATTAAATGGATCTCTTCAAAGCGTATATGCTTTGTGACCTTTATAGAGATAGCTGCTGCTGTTCAATTTTACGCCAACGCATCCTTGGAGCCTATAGTTTTACATGGTAATTTACTAAGAGTTGGCTGGGGTCAGCCTAGTGGAGAGTTACCAAAGAGCATTTCTCTTGCCGTTACTGTCGGGGCCAGTAGAAATGTATACGTTTCTTTGCCCGAGTATTCGTTCAAGGAAAAATACATTAACAACCCTGAGTTTAAGCTATATCATGGAAAGTATAGCTTACCAAATGAAGAACAATTAAGAAACGATTTCACAAAGTACGGTCAAATCGAGCAGATTAACTATCTAGAAGATGGTCACTGTTGTTGGGTTAACTTTATGAACATTGCATGTGCCATTCGTTTAGTAGAGGATAGCAACTCTCCTAACGCACGGAATCTAGAGAAGTTTCACACGCAATTTGATAACCGTTATCGTAATTTGATTATAGGTTATGGTAAGGATCGTTGCGGAAACATCAATAAAAACCTGGCCGCCAGTAAAAGTTCAAgatttttcaaaaaaatTAAGAAACGAAGTTATAATATTAGGCTGCAGAAGCAGCAGTCAAGAAGCGAGGATAGTTCGACATCCTCTGAGAGTCTGGGAAGGGATGATCCCAGTCATACTGAATCATCAAAGGGAATTCGCGAAGAACTCCTGAAGATGAGCAGTGGTGATGAAAAAGCAAAGGGGTTGTGTATTTCACTAAGATCCAGCAAAGAACTGTACGAAGATAATGACGATAATAGTCTTGAAGATGCATCAGGAGTTAGCATTAACCCCAATACAACCCCGAATAATAGTACtaatagtaataataataataataagaGCGGAAAGGGAAAGTTAAAAGGTAACTGCAACTCTGCCTCTAAACTAAGCGGCAGTGCTACCGATGGCGTCGATGACGAGGATGATGATGCCGGCTACTCAACCTCCGGGTCGTCCGCTATAGATATAATTGTTTCACCTCCCACTACTAAGAATCGCAAGTCGAAAGACGGTAACGCTGTAACAACAAATGGAAAGCAAAAAAAAAAGTCAAGAGGCAGTACGAGTAAAGCTCAGAACGGATATTCGAACCAGTTTAACCAGTTTTACGCTTTGAGCTCATTCGAACCCCAAGTTTCAAGCAGCTCGCTGGATGCCATTCCGCCGCTGATCCCTACATCTGCAAACCATCACCTTAGCGACAAAAGCTCCTCGCATCTTGCAACGTCCCGTTCCAATGACTATCTACCGCGAGCTGCAAACGGTAGTTCTAACGGTGGCAAAACGCGAAGGAAAAGACGTTCAAAGCTGTCGAAACCTATCGCTGGCCAAGTCGTAATGAACCAGTATCTTGAGCAGTTACACCACTCCACATTCCTGTACGCGACGAAAATTCTTAGCGCTACAACAGTACAAGATCCACAGCGATTCTATGATCTGAATGGGAACGAACACTGA
- the CAT8 gene encoding DNA-binding transcription factor CAT8 (Syntenic homolog of Ashbya gossypii ABL121C; Syntenic homolog of Saccharomyces cerevisiae YMR280C (CAT8)), with the protein MSGDSDRKEKDNLRPRIIRTLGSQVLSGSTCSSQPSSLSQSPTAGGLGQSGEWISQHGGLMQPFTGQTPTKASLSSHRVAQACDRCRSKKTRCDGKRPQCSQCAAVGFECKISDKLSRRAFPRGYTETLEERVRELEAENRRLVALCDLKEEQLRLVSKYGGQRESANDEVGSLDIRLDEPDVKQEDEQILRQLSNSDGGTLRVSSTNLYFLSKTAAVLPQPEEIPQGLLSIPMEDQSLHDNGQLHRSRGLGKPFKVHENSRPLLSPLHLSSDQDIKANAMPDRLNSADLLSNAIVASTNTLTNLNDPTSISFEQEQAPGLPAVKALSRMSTHEQSSQLATLVAVSIPRTTEEILFVPQLLARIGQVHGFTSKHCLYTASLLASLKEILPRQASAELDLLRSKSLWEIDEMDVFLTKCLRFNLGNDSNTDNDNLASSESLTFSEMEEMIHLFFDNWYPLIPIFDKSEFDKYWDKFKKNVTTPDFFTSGETLFDRRHKSISYKIFACSLSIMIQMGLMTKVKSEALSRENRFSNLMTYYDRAIPQFTTNPYFSSNSTSLQSLQLLTLLLFYFLNVGDINNIYELRGKVVSLAQQLRLHRCPSAVIGGDGSTVSKMQQGERRVLFWGVYYLDVFASLQLGVPRLIKDHEIECALPVSSDYDNQVNLAGQMISLEGKVEPFSLSVIRFSKVLGNILDSVFKRGMSASITKEVALVHENALDNWRYGLPDNVKFNIDVNGTINMDEFNQLKHDFLHNSDTKLKKENFITMILYFMAKSMIHIPVVATKPLTDNNMLKTETMGSCQADRSSSSYILLQQAINTFLHVLGSMKSVHIPVPINVSRTKTRFGLFSARASLEYIKGGALFQDNKLLLLDLVKELETDRKLGIPGTISWHSLKLFDMAINLILQPTNTKPENQERLIQKKINYYNKLIDGLMASNMNLHNASNAPNQSQQASQVQQPKQVPKNEEFKRKRLESNSSPLPHLTHKKKKIESEIVANQNPVSSAPAVTNYEPEAVPKPLYTETIINDISEAHPKPEPPFPIFNHGSNSIAEAFQLDPVLQATPFSNTDLASFFNSDYYVNRGTNGHEAANTGISTSGTAETGNLGYASNSGAAVNSLLNVPGMSLGLGKSMSMAKMNAKDGLFKVPSNGDFLKDLYDGMSSTQLSMVFVNGNEAAASSNIQQPPADDQQQHQNAANQKVELPSQNYDRKRSSGYGYVVDASLGLAPLLALSQTPTGVDGLVLDNQAKEPGETKSKNSKFFTGSTKFDVIPTLLSATGPHEQKNADSSCHPPQQTLDQLPESHRTPSAPTRKQSHVAKPGHADTYSTPNLDFLHEDGVISIGRRSPRGPRRHWNSANTSAQTTTNISRNTGNNNQGQYIEDSISDLFRWQNSS; encoded by the coding sequence ATGTCAGGTGACTCAGACAGGAAGGAGAAAGATAATTTGAGGCCGCGTATAATCAGGACGTTAGGATCGCAGGTGCTGAGTGGTAGCACATGTAGTAGCCAGCCATCTTCGCTTTCGCAATCTCCTACCGCAGGGGGGTTAGGACAGTCTGGTGAATGGATATCACAGCATGGAGGGTTGATGCAGCCATTCACGGGGCAAACACCTACGAAAGCGTCACTGTCTAGTCATAGGGTTGCGCAAGCATGTGATAGATGTCGGTCAAAAAAGACGAGATGTGATGGGAAGCGGCCACAGTGCTCGCAATGCGCGGCTGTGGGATTTGAGTGCAAAATTAGTGATAAGTTGTCACGACGTGCGTTTCCACGAGGATATACCGAGACTCTCGAGGAGCGAGTACGGGAGTTGGAAGCTGAAAACCGACGATTAGTAGCGTTATGCGATCTTAAGGAAGAGCAGTTGAGATTAGTATCCAAATACGGAGGTCAGCGGGAATCCGCAAACGACGAGGTAGGCTCGTTAGACATAAGGCTGGACGAGCCGGATGTGAAACAGGAGGATGAGCAAATACTCCGCCAATTGTCTAACTCCGATGGAGGCACCTTACGCGTTAGTTCTACGAATTTATACTTTCTCAGCAAGACTGCCGCGGTTCTTCCGCAGCCTGAAGAGATTCCGCAAGGCTTACTTTCTATTCCTATGGAAGATCAGTCCCTGCACGATAATGGGCAGTTACACCGGTCGCGGGGACTTGGAAAGCCGTTTAAGGTTCATGAGAACTCCAGACCACTTTTGTCGCCCCTTCACCTTAGTAGCGATCAAGACATTAAAGCCAATGCTATGCCAGACCGTCTTAACTCCGCGGATCTTCTTTCGAATGCTATCGTAGCATCTACAAATACACTCACGAATCTTAATGATCCAACGTCTATTTCATTTGAACAAGAACAGGCTCCGGGACTTCCAGCTGTTAAAGCATTGAGTAGAATGTCGACCCACGAGCAAAGCTCACAATTAGCAACTTTAGTTGCAGTTTCGATTCCTCGCACAACTGAAGAGATCCTATTCGTTCCTCAGCTTCTAGCTCGTATTGGACAGGTACATGGGTTTACTTCAAAACACTGCTTATATACAGCTTCATTGCTGGCGTCTTTAAAGGAAATTTTACCAAGACAAGCATCCGCGGAGTTAGATTTATTGAGGTCTAAAAGCTTGTGGGAAATTGACGAAATGGACGTATTTTTAACGAAATGTTTACGATTCAATTTAGGCAACGACAGCAACACTGATAATGACAACTTAGCATCAAGTGAAAGCTTAACGTTTTCAGAGATGGAGGAAATGATACATTTGTTTTTTGATAATTGGTATCCATTAATTCCCATTTTTGATAAATCTGAATTCGACAAATATTGGGACAAATTCAAAAAGAATGTAACCACTCCTGACTTTTTCACATCTGGGGAGACCTTATTCGACAGGCGCCATAAATCAATTTCATATAAGATTTTTGCCTGCTCCCTATCGATAATGATTCAAATGGGTTTGATGACAAAAGTTAAAAGCGAAGCGTTGAGCAGAGAAAATCGCTTTAGCAATTTAATGACATATTACGACCGTGCAATACCACAGTTTACTACTAATCCCTATTTTTCATCTAATTCCACGTCTCTGCAATCATTACAGCTATTAACCTTGCTATTATTTTACTTCTTAAATGTGGGCGatattaataatatttaCGAACTCCGCGGGAAAGTTGTCTCACTCGCACAACAGTTGAGACTTCACCGTTGCCCCAGTGCAGTTATTGGTGGTGATGGGTCAACAGTTAGCAAAATGCAACAAGGAGAAAGACGCGTACTATTTTGGGGTGTGTATTACCTCGACGTTTTTGCATCTTTGCAGCTCGGTGTACCACGTTTAATTAAAGATCATGAAATTGAATGTGCACTACCTGTTTCATCTGATTATGATAACCAAGTTAACCTCGCAGGCCAGATGATTTCATTGGAAGGTAAAGTAGAGCCATTTTCTCTATCCGTTATTCGATTTTCGAAGGTCTTAGGAAATATCTTGGACTCTGTATTTAAACGAGGCATGTCGGCATCCATTACGAAAGAAGTTGCATTAGTTCATGAAAATGCATTAGATAATTGGAGATATGGGCTACCGGACAATGTGAAGTTTAATATTGATGTCAATGGTACAATAAATATGGATGAGTTTAACCAATTGAAGCACGACTTTTTGCATAATAGTGATACTAAGCTCAAGAAAGAGAATTTTATTACGATGATTTTGTATTTTATGGCTAAAAGTATGATCCACATACCAGTTGTGGCAACGAAGCCCCTCACAGATAATAATATGCTTAAGACCGAAACAATGGGCTCTTGCCAAGCTGATAGGTCCTCGTCTTCTTACATTTTGTTACAGCAAGCAATTAATACATTTCTTCATGTGTTGGGTTCAATGAAATCAGTGCACATACCAGTTCCCATCAATGTTTCGCGAACGAAAACTCGCTTTGGTCTATTCAGCGCTAGAGCATCTTTGGAATACATCAAAGGAGGCGCTCTATTCCAAGATAATAAACTGCTACTATTGGACTTGGTAAAAGAGCTAGAAACGGACAGAAAGCTTGGAATTCCTGGCACCATTTCTTGGCATAGTTTAAAGTTATTTGACATGGCAATAAACCTGATTTTACAGCCAACCAACACGAAGCCGGAGAACCAGGAGAGGTTGATACAAAAGAAAATCAACTATTATAACAAACTAATTGATGGTTTGATGGCAAGCAACATGAATCTGCACAACGCCTCTAATGCTCCTAACCAGTCTCAACAGGCAAGTCAAGTTCAGCAACCTAAACAAGTCCCCAAGAATGAGGAATTTAAGCGTAAGCGTTTAGAGTCGAACTCATCGCCCTTGCCTCATTTAACTcataaaaagaagaaaattgAATCCGAAATTGTTGCTAACCAAAACCCGGTGTCATCAGCTCCTGCTGTCACCAATTATGAGCCAGAAGCTGTTCCTAAGCCATTGTACACTGAAACAATCATAAATGACATTTCAGAAGCACATCCAAAGCCTGAACCACCGTTCCCCATTTTTAACCATGGTTCAAATTCCATTGCGGAAGCTTTTCAGCTGGACCCTGTTTTACAAGCTACACCCTTTAGCAACACTGACCTGGCATCTTTCTTTAATTCTGACTATTACGTCAATAGGGGGACTAATGGCCATGAAGCAGCTAATACAGGTATATCAACATCAGGAACGGCTGAAACGGGCAACCTCGGGTATGCTTCGAATTCAGGTGCAGCTGTAAACTCGCTTTTAAATGTCCCGGGTATGAGCTTAGGATTGGGAAAATCTATGAGCATGGCTAAAATGAACGCCAAGGATGGTCTATTTAAGGTCCCCAGTAACGGAGATTTTCTCAAGGACTTGTACGACGGTATGTCTTCCACTCAACTTTCAATGGTATTTGTAAACGGCAATGAGGCAGCCGCCTCGAGCAACATCCAACAACCCCCTGCCGATGACCAGCAGCAACATCAAAATGCTGCAAATCAAAAAGTGGAGTTGCCTTCTCAAAACTATGATAGAAAGCGCTCTTCCGGATATGGTTACGTTGTAGACGCTTCTCTAGGTCTCGCTCCGCTCTTAGCTTTATCCCAAACCCCTACAGGCGTTGACGGCCTAGTCTTAGACAACCAAGCAAAGGAGCCGGGCGAAACCAAATCCAAAAattcaaaattttttaCCGGTAGTACCAAGTTTGACGTAATTCCAACGTTGTTAAGCGCAACAGGCCCCCATGAGCAGAAAAACGCGGACAGTTCCTGTCATCCACCGCAACAAACTCTAGACCAATTACCGGAGTCTCATAGGACTCCATCAGCTCCAACAAGAAAACAATCCCACGTTGCTAAACCGGGACATGCTGACACATATAGCACCCCCAATTTGGACTTTCTTCACGAAGATGGTGTCATTTCCATAGGTCGCAGATCCCCGAGAGGCCCGCGTAGGCATTGGAACAGTGCAAACACCTCTGCTCAAACAACAACTAACATCTCGCGAAACACAGGAAATAACAACCAAGGCCAGTATATTGAGGATAGTATCAGCGATCTATTCAGATGGCAAAATAGCAGCTAG